From the genome of Spartobacteria bacterium:
CCATGCTTTCTGCAAATTGAAGTTGTGCCTTTTCCATATACCATTGGTTCAATAGCTTCTTGGCTGCATTTGGAGTCGGTTCATTCCGGCAAGTGATATGAAAAAAGCCGCGAGACAATTTCACTGAGTTTTCCGCTCCTTCGGCTAACTTCAAGCGGTATTGCTTGCCAAGGTACAAATGGGTCTCGCCGTTCACGTAACAACGATCAGGCGTCTTTGGATTAAACTGCTTGAAATAATTCAGCTGCCTGAGAATCCAACGAGCCCGTTTTATTATTTTCTTTTCTATCAATGCAATATCAGACTGTACTGGCGCTTTGACGATAACCGTGCTGTCAGGATGCACAGCAATTTCCATCGTTTTTCTGTCACAGTACAACAGGCTGAAATCGATGGTCTTCCGGCCGTAAACAACCGAGTGTTTGTCGTTGCTTAATTCAGCACTCATCATGTAGCACTCATCATTCTAAATTTTGCCACCTGCAGGACCTTCTCGATGATGTCATCCATCTGATCAAGCGACAGTTCGATTCCTCTTTCCGTCTTGAGCTCATCATAAAGGTAATCGTCGATTTCATTAACGACCTGTTTCTGAGCGTCTTCATCATCCCAGAAGTGAACCTTCTTGTGTTTTTCCAATATGCCATGAATAGCGAGCGCTGCGTCCGCAGCGACTTCGTCAAATGATGAATTTTGAGTGCTGAGTGCTGAGTTTTCTTTTACTTCATCATTCATCCTTCTGCATTCATCACTCGCCAGAACTGGCGCAAGCACCCCGAAATAGGCCATGGCATCTTCATTCCCGGAAAGCTTATCCGGTATGTCATCATGCACCTTCCCGACAACCTTGTTGCGGATATCCACGACTTTGTTCAGGTAATCCAGATCGGATATCCTTTTCGCCCTGAAATCTTCAATCGCCTGCTGGATCAGTTTTGAG
Proteins encoded in this window:
- a CDS encoding M48 family peptidase, which produces MMSAELSNDKHSVVYGRKTIDFSLLYCDRKTMEIAVHPDSTVIVKAPVQSDIALIEKKIIKRARWILRQLNYFKQFNPKTPDRCYVNGETHLYLGKQYRLKLAEGAENSVKLSRGFFHITCRNEPTPNAAKKLLNQWYMEKAQLQFAESMERCWQKFNGLGIDQPKLSIKRMQKRWGSLSDKGTVTLNTDLIRAPKECIDYVVTHELCHLKYHDHSPEFYKLLGSVIPGWEKIKHKLELSMV